A region from the Fusobacterium russii ATCC 25533 genome encodes:
- a CDS encoding hemagglutinin repeat-containing protein, with amino-acid sequence MKKLIALILFCVFNISYSNLEVDREKSKNLHIDKTANNIPLVNIENPNSNGISHNIFKEYNVGKDGIILNNSTRDLEMTKLAGLINENPNLNRAATTILTEVSGVNRTKIEGFTEIAGQRADYILANPNGIYINGAGFINTGNVTLSTGRGDDLQNPERGQIEIAGKGLDLRNINKSELIARTAKLTAPIYGGEEVNIKLGSKKKENKPEIALDARNLGSIYAGRIRIILTEEGVGVKSAANIYATKGDVIIDTKGRVYLKDSQAKNNMDIKSKETEIEEKLIAENSFKVEGNLKNKGNILVNNSIEVKGNVENNKKISSNNSINISGNLLNNKDLDAKKLESGNIDNVGKILALDNINANDINNKGDINTKEIENKELINSGKINSQKIESESLKNEGKILTKSIDTKDIKNSGQLNVIENISSDTLENFNLGKIITENINISNIENYGNISSNKIENISLINEGKIEADEIKNNEIKNKNSLIVNKSISSDKLINFSTADLRTEEINIKEIENSGKVISRNIENIKLKNTGSVLAENINTEEIENKKSIISTKTLSANSINNSNIANIYSANLNSKSIENAGKIEAKILNLDEFSNSGETLVENIRATKIRNSNNLTAIKEITADKLENTGKVNSILTDIKNIENEKELNSKLVKAEKILNEGKILSETLNSAKLKNKGLVFSINLESDSIENNKNIEVVKTLKVNSLDNSDNTELKAKDFEAKNINNRGTIRINNNVGATEIVNSGKFYIGNDLKVKKLNNTAKIESKEAEITESLKNINGKINTENINILGSHIENINGEISAKNNLKIEIENDFKLEGIYLANNLLEINAKSFTNNSDFENNGSISLNLKGNLVNSKKITSGKDLKINADSITNKGKMEAVSSTDIDTKTLKNDGSINLGINKNKVKIKNELVNSGFLSSIGTADISAKELENKGQIATNKDLKIDADNITNSNGAVLYSTENMDITFKKKFLNEKADIYSAGNLDIKGINGDFENRVGDITSIGNLKIEAKNIRNIGELIGNAYVDGKVSESQSNVDMSSDEVKKYTKKSDELIREFFRLHIAPKNSVIRDFVRHDGRPGEKYMDDEKRTGSWTWFWNKDLNRVWIKEIDKVVSNYTSNLATIKSDKNISLIAKQNIENIEGNILANKNIDIKADKLINKNILKKFEREVEFRRSFEFHGRAMYTAKENTYYLNGQIINYNEDRGDVIIKGKIDSYVGSDKKSTISAGGNLVINAAKVGNGVFAENTRTNITKKNTNVDSVIFNKKNIDEREVINTSNYIFIPNSGSLDEREDSILKEKNKEKIDKKELFSKIDEIKKEKYDSDKNIGTGLFKLNKIDKNSTKPGFTYLIETNIKFLDKSLYLGSDYFFKRINFNPDRDIRLLGDSFYETRLINKTVLEGTGRRYLHNFKSEKEQMQYLYDNGAEAQKDLNLSLGIALTKEQINKLNKDIIWYVEEEVAGEKVLVPKLYLTKATLANLKKANSSLEAGENLVITAKELNNTGNISAKKIELNIDNLTNKALLGAEKANIEGTNIDITAKNSVDNIGGNIESVENLNIIAENIANLSTKRINGATFDVISTLEEVATISGKNVSMEAKKSIDNKGAQINAIENLNIVAEDVNIDKLETERYYRSGDRKNYVVINNKENIKSEVSARNININAGNDLNIKAADVVAKDKLNLKAEGDINIVSATDSQYYEKKETSKKRFGGSKSSHSINYSTHNVESNIVGNNINIESGKDVAVLGSNIQAGVEGEANISAKGNITQAGVKDINYSYHKTSKSRFGGLISKSTTTENYQESAIKSATISGNKGLVYDSKNDLVLEGVNVVSTGNIKLKGNNVIINPLETESYSKVKTEKKGFAGSISPTNISVSYGKDKFSSDTTTVTQHSSEITSSQNIDIEAGNKVKGKSVNIYADKDINISGDKGVELTTANNTYENITKQSSSRIGASVGVNSAIVNTIENIKNVEKLTDFSGNSYDIANTASKLVGVIKDGAKATIAIADTNYNGATDAGYNNLKVMNDAFKASISYNKSKSESKVHNEAVEKNSLVSGRNMNIRSKDGSIIISGADIKVGNDLDLNAKKDIEIKASEENFTSSNSSSQTGISLNVDLSKGQIADLSVSKAGTRGKGNGTNHINSTIDVGGKLKTDSENLTLSGANVEADKLDIKAKNLVIESKQDKSERKDSSYGGSLSIDLVNPSSFSANINGSKGNGEKEWVDKQTTLIARNGGKVDTDSLTNIGAVIGSESSDNKLKISANKITVNDLEDKNKYENIGGGISIGTDVPNISVKHDKVDKEQINRASAINTDITLNGEKAKAEDLGFNTDKNKAQEKIKDEEKHLDAELHTDLIGADKRNEIKKAGGILEDIGTALTSTDKTKGDLLERYKQASMMRAIGEQVEKNPEYLSILEKNVIKNGKIDDKSQVEQVSVINKLLNEALRAKGYKGAEIKMVLTDVTDPKGAYYTDTLTNTVVFDRNKLANANRDEILNALGHEFGHYSKEDDIDKSQDIANYTGGLLEKRTKNLVSKEVTEETLGAIRNNKNVITGEEGKKLAESIPMDRREYDAFVFNKSASFFGPKFGIGLGVTHAIVIDDNTGETFYALVLNQKGGLATSPSLKFDFSAGKIDDINRPEELNRVSLDGSASANIKWIPLLQVEANGSIDLIGKKINPISVGVSGSYEPKKANEVINKHIKSAKVQGKLGPIELSGSINTNELIYKIKIDSKESEKLYNLNLREQEIDKKLKNEKLSKVERNELEKEKNQINEKMEELAERMKNRFDLKIPKVDPDIFD; translated from the coding sequence ATGAAAAAACTAATAGCATTAATTCTTTTTTGTGTTTTTAATATATCGTATTCTAATTTAGAAGTTGACAGGGAAAAAAGTAAGAATCTTCATATAGATAAAACAGCAAATAACATTCCTCTTGTCAATATAGAAAATCCTAATTCAAATGGGATATCACATAATATATTCAAAGAATATAATGTTGGGAAAGATGGAATAATTTTAAATAACTCAACAAGAGATTTAGAAATGACGAAGCTTGCAGGGCTTATTAATGAAAATCCTAACTTAAATAGAGCTGCAACAACAATACTTACAGAAGTAAGTGGAGTAAATAGAACAAAAATAGAAGGTTTTACAGAAATAGCAGGACAAAGAGCAGACTATATTTTAGCCAACCCTAATGGAATCTATATAAATGGAGCAGGCTTTATCAATACAGGTAATGTAACTTTAAGTACCGGGAGAGGAGATGACTTACAAAATCCGGAGAGAGGTCAAATTGAAATAGCAGGTAAAGGTTTGGATTTAAGAAATATAAATAAATCTGAATTAATAGCGAGAACAGCAAAATTAACAGCACCTATCTATGGTGGGGAAGAAGTAAATATAAAGCTTGGAAGCAAGAAAAAAGAAAATAAACCTGAGATAGCACTAGATGCAAGAAATCTAGGCTCTATTTATGCTGGAAGAATAAGGATAATTTTAACAGAAGAGGGAGTAGGGGTAAAGAGTGCAGCCAATATATATGCAACTAAGGGCGATGTAATAATAGATACAAAGGGGAGAGTATATTTAAAAGATAGCCAAGCTAAAAATAATATGGATATAAAGTCTAAAGAAACAGAGATAGAAGAAAAACTTATTGCTGAGAATAGTTTTAAGGTAGAAGGGAATTTAAAAAATAAAGGAAATATTTTAGTTAATAATAGTATAGAAGTTAAGGGAAATGTAGAGAATAATAAAAAAATATCATCAAATAATTCTATCAATATAAGTGGAAATTTATTAAATAATAAAGATTTAGATGCTAAGAAATTAGAGAGCGGGAATATAGATAATGTAGGTAAAATTTTAGCTTTAGATAATATTAATGCCAATGATATTAATAATAAAGGGGACATTAATACTAAAGAAATAGAAAATAAAGAATTGATTAATTCAGGAAAGATAAACTCTCAAAAAATAGAAAGTGAAAGCTTAAAAAATGAAGGAAAAATATTAACAAAAAGTATTGATACAAAAGATATAAAAAATAGTGGACAACTTAATGTAATTGAAAATATATCTTCAGATACATTAGAAAATTTTAATTTGGGGAAAATAATAACAGAAAATATAAATATTTCTAATATAGAAAACTATGGGAATATATCTTCAAATAAAATAGAGAATATTTCCCTTATAAACGAAGGGAAAATAGAAGCAGATGAAATAAAAAATAATGAAATAAAAAATAAAAATAGTTTAATTGTCAATAAATCTATAAGTTCAGACAAACTTATAAATTTTTCAACTGCAGATTTAAGAACAGAAGAAATTAATATAAAGGAAATTGAAAATAGTGGAAAAGTTATCTCAAGAAATATTGAGAATATTAAGTTAAAAAATACAGGCTCTGTATTGGCGGAGAATATTAATACAGAAGAAATAGAAAATAAAAAATCTATTATATCAACTAAAACTTTAAGTGCTAATTCTATTAATAATTCTAATATAGCAAATATCTACAGTGCTAATTTAAATTCAAAGAGTATTGAAAATGCCGGGAAAATTGAAGCTAAAATTTTAAACCTTGATGAATTTTCAAATTCTGGAGAAACTTTGGTTGAGAATATCAGAGCAACGAAAATAAGAAACAGCAATAATCTTACTGCAATTAAAGAAATTACAGCAGATAAATTAGAAAATACAGGAAAAGTAAACTCAATTTTAACTGATATTAAAAATATTGAAAATGAAAAAGAATTAAATTCTAAGCTTGTTAAGGCTGAAAAGATTTTAAATGAGGGGAAAATATTATCAGAAACTTTAAATAGTGCTAAGCTGAAAAATAAGGGGCTTGTATTTTCTATAAATCTTGAGAGTGACAGTATAGAAAATAATAAAAATATTGAAGTAGTAAAAACATTAAAAGTAAACAGTCTTGATAATTCTGATAATACAGAGTTAAAGGCAAAGGATTTTGAAGCAAAAAATATAAATAATAGGGGAACTATAAGGATAAATAATAATGTCGGTGCCACTGAAATAGTGAACTCCGGTAAATTTTATATTGGAAATGATCTAAAAGTAAAAAAACTTAATAATACAGCAAAAATAGAGAGTAAAGAAGCAGAAATAACAGAATCTTTAAAAAATATAAACGGAAAGATAAATACAGAAAATATAAATATCTTGGGTTCTCATATAGAAAACATAAATGGAGAAATTTCAGCAAAAAACAACTTAAAAATAGAAATAGAAAATGATTTTAAGCTTGAAGGAATTTATCTTGCAAATAATCTACTTGAAATTAATGCAAAATCTTTTACAAATAACTCTGATTTTGAGAATAATGGAAGTATAAGTCTTAATTTAAAAGGAAATTTGGTGAACAGTAAAAAAATAACAAGTGGAAAAGACTTAAAAATAAATGCTGACAGTATAACTAATAAGGGGAAAATGGAAGCTGTATCCAGCACTGATATAGATACAAAGACTTTAAAAAATGATGGAAGTATAAATTTAGGAATAAATAAAAATAAAGTAAAAATAAAAAATGAATTAGTAAATTCAGGCTTTTTAAGTTCAATAGGAACAGCAGATATAAGTGCAAAAGAATTAGAAAATAAAGGACAGATAGCCACAAATAAAGACTTAAAGATAGATGCCGATAATATAACAAATAGTAATGGAGCTGTTCTTTATTCAACAGAAAATATGGATATTACCTTTAAAAAGAAATTTTTAAATGAGAAAGCAGATATCTATAGTGCCGGAAATTTGGATATAAAAGGAATAAATGGAGATTTTGAAAATAGAGTTGGAGATATAACAAGTATAGGAAATTTAAAGATAGAAGCTAAGAATATAAGAAATATTGGAGAACTTATTGGTAATGCATATGTAGATGGCAAAGTGAGTGAAAGTCAAAGTAATGTTGATATGTCATCTGATGAAGTAAAAAAATATACTAAAAAAAGTGACGAATTGATCAGGGAATTTTTCAGACTTCATATTGCTCCTAAAAATAGTGTAATAAGGGATTTTGTACGACATGATGGTAGACCAGGAGAAAAATATATGGATGATGAAAAAAGGACAGGAAGCTGGACGTGGTTTTGGAATAAAGATTTAAATAGAGTTTGGATTAAAGAAATAGATAAAGTTGTAAGTAATTACACTTCAAATCTTGCAACTATAAAATCAGATAAAAATATAAGCCTTATAGCTAAACAAAATATAGAAAATATAGAAGGAAATATCTTAGCAAATAAAAATATAGATATTAAAGCTGATAAGTTAATAAACAAAAATATACTAAAGAAATTTGAAAGAGAAGTTGAATTTAGAAGAAGTTTTGAATTTCATGGAAGAGCAATGTATACAGCCAAAGAGAATACATATTACTTAAATGGTCAAATTATAAATTATAATGAAGATAGAGGCGATGTCATAATAAAAGGTAAAATAGATAGCTATGTAGGTTCAGATAAAAAAAGCACAATATCTGCTGGAGGAAACCTTGTTATAAATGCAGCAAAAGTTGGAAATGGTGTATTTGCAGAAAATACAAGAACTAACATTACAAAGAAAAACACAAATGTTGATTCTGTTATTTTTAATAAGAAAAATATTGATGAAAGAGAAGTAATAAACACATCTAACTATATTTTTATTCCAAATAGTGGTAGCTTAGATGAAAGAGAAGATTCTATCTTAAAGGAAAAAAATAAGGAAAAAATAGATAAAAAAGAGTTATTTTCAAAAATAGATGAAATAAAGAAAGAAAAATATGACAGTGATAAAAATATAGGAACAGGTCTATTTAAACTAAATAAAATAGATAAAAACTCTACTAAGCCGGGCTTTACTTATTTAATTGAAACAAATATTAAATTTTTGGATAAATCTCTTTATTTAGGTTCTGATTATTTCTTTAAAAGAATAAATTTTAATCCTGATAGAGATATAAGGCTATTAGGAGATTCTTTCTATGAAACAAGACTTATAAATAAGACGGTACTAGAAGGAACAGGAAGAAGATATCTGCATAATTTTAAAAGTGAAAAAGAGCAGATGCAATATCTTTATGACAATGGTGCAGAAGCTCAAAAAGATTTAAATTTATCTCTTGGAATTGCTCTAACTAAGGAACAAATTAATAAACTTAATAAGGATATAATCTGGTATGTGGAGGAAGAAGTTGCAGGAGAAAAGGTTTTAGTTCCTAAGCTATATTTAACAAAGGCAACTTTAGCTAATTTAAAGAAAGCCAACTCTTCTTTGGAAGCAGGAGAAAATTTAGTTATAACTGCAAAAGAGCTTAATAATACAGGTAATATAAGTGCAAAAAAGATTGAATTAAATATTGATAATTTAACAAATAAAGCACTTCTTGGGGCAGAGAAAGCTAATATAGAAGGAACAAATATTGATATTACAGCAAAAAATTCTGTTGATAATATTGGTGGAAATATAGAAAGTGTTGAAAATTTAAATATCATTGCAGAAAATATTGCAAATTTAAGCACTAAGAGAATAAATGGAGCCACATTTGATGTTATATCTACACTTGAGGAAGTTGCGACAATAAGTGGAAAGAATGTAAGTATGGAAGCTAAAAAAAGTATAGATAATAAAGGAGCACAAATAAATGCAATAGAAAACCTAAATATAGTGGCTGAAGATGTCAATATCGATAAATTGGAAACTGAAAGATATTATAGAAGTGGTGACCGTAAGAACTATGTAGTTATTAATAATAAGGAGAATATAAAAAGTGAAGTTTCAGCCAGAAATATAAATATCAATGCTGGAAATGACTTAAATATTAAAGCAGCTGATGTAGTTGCCAAAGATAAATTAAATCTTAAAGCTGAAGGAGATATAAATATTGTATCAGCCACTGACAGTCAATATTATGAGAAGAAAGAAACAAGTAAAAAAAGATTTGGAGGCTCAAAATCAAGCCATAGCATTAATTATTCAACTCATAATGTGGAATCAAATATAGTTGGAAACAATATAAATATTGAAAGTGGAAAAGATGTGGCTGTACTTGGAAGTAATATTCAGGCAGGAGTTGAAGGAGAAGCAAATATTTCAGCTAAAGGAAATATTACTCAGGCAGGAGTAAAAGATATTAATTATTCTTATCATAAAACAAGCAAGAGCAGATTCGGAGGACTTATATCTAAGTCTACAACTACTGAAAATTATCAGGAATCAGCTATAAAATCGGCTACAATATCAGGAAATAAAGGGCTAGTTTATGACAGTAAAAATGATTTAGTTCTTGAGGGAGTAAATGTTGTATCAACAGGAAATATAAAATTGAAGGGAAATAATGTAATAATAAATCCTTTAGAAACAGAATCATACAGCAAGGTAAAGACAGAGAAAAAAGGATTTGCAGGAAGTATAAGCCCGACAAATATTTCCGTATCTTATGGAAAGGATAAATTTTCATCGGATACAACAACAGTAACACAACATTCATCTGAAATAACATCTTCTCAAAATATTGATATAGAAGCAGGCAATAAGGTAAAAGGAAAATCAGTTAATATCTATGCAGATAAGGATATAAATATATCAGGAGATAAGGGAGTAGAACTTACAACAGCAAATAACACTTATGAAAATATAACAAAACAAAGCTCATCAAGAATAGGCGCAAGTGTAGGAGTAAACTCTGCAATAGTAAATACTATAGAGAATATAAAGAATGTAGAAAAATTAACAGATTTTTCAGGAAACAGCTATGATATAGCAAATACAGCTTCTAAATTAGTTGGTGTTATTAAAGATGGTGCTAAGGCGACAATTGCAATTGCAGATACAAACTATAATGGAGCAACTGATGCCGGTTATAATAATTTAAAAGTTATGAATGATGCATTTAAAGCAAGTATTTCATATAATAAAAGTAAATCAGAATCAAAAGTGCATAATGAAGCAGTAGAAAAAAATTCTTTAGTATCTGGAAGAAATATGAATATTAGATCTAAGGATGGAAGCATAATAATTTCAGGAGCAGATATAAAAGTAGGAAATGATTTGGATTTAAATGCTAAAAAAGATATTGAAATAAAGGCAAGTGAAGAAAACTTTACATCATCTAATTCATCTTCACAAACAGGTATTAGTTTAAATGTTGACTTAAGTAAAGGACAGATAGCAGATTTATCAGTATCAAAAGCAGGAACAAGAGGTAAAGGAAATGGAACAAATCATATTAACTCAACTATTGATGTAGGAGGAAAATTAAAAACAGATTCAGAAAACTTAACTTTATCTGGCGCGAATGTTGAAGCAGATAAATTGGATATTAAAGCAAAGAATCTAGTAATAGAAAGTAAACAGGATAAATCAGAAAGAAAAGATAGCTCATATGGAGGAAGCTTAAGTATAGACTTAGTGAATCCATCTAGTTTTAGTGCAAATATAAATGGAAGTAAAGGAAATGGAGAAAAAGAATGGGTAGATAAACAAACTACATTAATTGCAAGAAATGGAGGAAAAGTAGATACAGACAGCCTAACAAATATAGGGGCAGTAATAGGTTCTGAAAGTTCTGATAATAAATTAAAAATCTCTGCAAATAAAATAACAGTGAATGATTTAGAAGATAAGAATAAATATGAAAATATTGGTGGAGGAATAAGTATAGGAACAGATGTGCCAAATATATCAGTAAAGCATGATAAGGTAGATAAGGAACAAATAAATAGAGCTAGTGCAATAAATACAGATATTACATTGAATGGAGAAAAAGCTAAAGCAGAAGATTTAGGATTTAATACAGATAAGAATAAAGCGCAAGAAAAAATAAAAGATGAAGAAAAACATTTAGATGCAGAACTTCATACAGATTTAATAGGAGCAGATAAGAGAAATGAAATAAAAAAAGCAGGAGGTATATTGGAAGATATAGGAACTGCTTTAACAAGTACGGATAAAACAAAGGGAGATTTATTGGAAAGATATAAGCAAGCTTCAATGATGAGGGCAATAGGAGAGCAAGTAGAAAAGAATCCGGAATATTTATCAATACTTGAAAAAAATGTAATAAAAAATGGGAAAATAGATGATAAAAGCCAAGTAGAACAAGTATCAGTAATTAATAAACTTTTAAATGAAGCTCTAAGAGCAAAAGGATATAAAGGAGCAGAAATAAAGATGGTATTAACAGATGTAACAGATCCAAAAGGAGCATATTATACAGATACTTTAACAAACACAGTAGTATTTGATAGAAATAAATTAGCAAATGCGAATAGAGATGAGATATTAAATGCCTTAGGACATGAGTTCGGACATTACAGTAAGGAAGATGATATAGATAAATCACAAGATATAGCAAATTATACAGGAGGTTTATTAGAAAAAAGAACAAAAAACCTAGTAAGTAAAGAAGTAACAGAAGAAACATTAGGAGCAATAAGGAATAATAAGAATGTAATAACAGGAGAAGAAGGAAAGAAACTTGCTGAAAGTATTCCTATGGATAGGAGGGAGTATGATGCATTTGTATTTAATAAATCTGCTTCCTTTTTTGGACCTAAATTTGGTATAGGGTTAGGAGTGACACATGCAATAGTAATTGATGATAACACAGGTGAAACATTCTATGCATTGGTTTTAAATCAAAAAGGAGGGCTTGCAACTAGTCCATCTTTGAAGTTTGATTTTTCAGCAGGGAAAATTGATGACATTAATAGACCTGAAGAACTAAATAGAGTGAGTTTAGACGGTAGTGCAAGTGCTAATATTAAATGGATTCCACTTCTTCAAGTTGAAGCAAATGGGAGTATTGATTTAATAGGGAAAAAAATTAATCCTATTTCTGTAGGAGTATCAGGGTCCTATGAACCTAAAAAAGCAAATGAAGTAATAAATAAACATATAAAATCAGCAAAAGTACAAGGGAAATTAGGTCCTATAGAACTTTCAGGAAGTATTAATACAAATGAATTGATTTATAAAATTAAAATAGATTCAAAAGAATCAGAAAAATTATACAACCTAAATTTAAGAGAACAAGAAATTGACAAAAAATTAAAAAATGAAAAATTATCAAAAGTTGAGAGAAACGAATTGGAAAAAGAAAAAAATCAAATAAATGAAAAAATGGAAGAACTAGCGGAAAGAATGAAAAATAGATTTGATCTAAAAATTCCAAAAGTTGATCCAGATATTTTTGATTAG